The Exiguobacterium aurantiacum DSM 6208 genome includes a window with the following:
- the ruvX gene encoding Holliday junction resolvase RuvX produces MKRVMGLDVGSKTIGVAVSDLMGWTAQGVETVYWTEPDFDEAVRLLSPIIEQYEVKEVVVGLPKNMNGTIGPRGEASEAFAAALTEATGLPTILVDERLTTMQAERMLISADVSRKKRKAVIDKMAAVMILQNYLDRSGK; encoded by the coding sequence ATGAAGCGAGTCATGGGGCTCGATGTCGGGTCGAAGACGATTGGGGTCGCCGTGAGCGACCTCATGGGATGGACGGCGCAAGGGGTGGAGACGGTCTACTGGACCGAACCGGACTTTGACGAAGCCGTCCGTCTGCTCAGTCCGATTATCGAGCAGTACGAAGTGAAAGAAGTCGTCGTCGGTCTCCCGAAGAACATGAACGGGACGATCGGGCCACGCGGTGAGGCGTCAGAGGCGTTCGCAGCCGCGCTCACCGAGGCGACGGGCTTACCGACGATTCTCGTCGATGAGCGCCTGACGACGATGCAAGCGGAACGGATGCTCATCTCAGCAGACGTCAGCCGTAAAAAGAGAAAGGCCGTCATCGATAAGATGGCAGCCGTCATGATTTTACAAAACTACCTGGATCGTTCCGGGAAATAA
- a CDS encoding membrane protein — translation MRIISLVSVILFFIVEWFMLGRMFTAIDNRLAAGEWTNNVFYRVIIESGRATTTLLILFATFFVIGLLMHWLLSTSRSFRQSLGVVGIGWIVPLVLAMIAWVVPNPYIQLGLLVLQVSFIPLIPFIGQTLRLGHVVLNWGVHVAASGLVLFIQRPSLEKLFRVERTELLERLQGYVNTGELERFERLLERVDVAQLERLFNTVDIDQLERLLNRVDIDQLIRIFERVNLDQLERILNLFG, via the coding sequence ATGCGAATCATCAGTCTAGTCAGCGTCATCTTATTTTTTATCGTCGAATGGTTCATGCTCGGTCGGATGTTCACTGCGATTGACAACCGATTGGCGGCAGGGGAATGGACGAATAACGTCTTTTATCGCGTCATCATCGAATCGGGACGGGCGACGACGACGTTGCTCATCTTGTTTGCGACGTTTTTCGTCATCGGACTTCTTATGCATTGGTTGCTTTCGACGAGTCGGTCGTTCCGCCAGTCGCTTGGCGTCGTCGGCATCGGCTGGATTGTCCCGCTCGTGCTTGCCATGATCGCTTGGGTCGTCCCGAACCCGTACATCCAACTCGGACTTCTCGTCTTGCAAGTCTCGTTCATTCCGCTCATCCCGTTCATCGGTCAAACGTTGCGTCTCGGTCACGTCGTCCTGAACTGGGGGGTTCACGTCGCGGCGAGCGGCCTCGTCCTGTTCATTCAACGTCCCTCGCTCGAGAAGCTGTTCCGGGTCGAGCGGACCGAGCTGCTCGAACGTTTACAAGGCTACGTCAATACAGGCGAACTAGAACGGTTCGAACGGTTGCTGGAACGAGTCGACGTGGCCCAACTCGAGCGCTTGTTCAATACAGTCGACATCGACCAGCTCGAGCGGCTGTTGAATCGGGTCGACATCGATCAATTGATCCGCATCTTTGAACGGGTCAACCTCGACCAACTCGAGCGCATCCTCAACTTGTTCGGTTAG
- a CDS encoding IreB family regulatory phosphoprotein gives MSQMDRTMQFNFPEDDNRANTRETLITVYKALEEKGYQPINQIVGYLLSGDPAYIPRHNDARNLIRKIERDELLEELVKSYLNDRRED, from the coding sequence GTGAGCCAAATGGATCGCACGATGCAATTCAATTTTCCAGAAGATGATAATCGCGCCAACACTCGAGAGACACTGATCACGGTGTACAAAGCACTCGAGGAGAAAGGCTACCAACCGATCAATCAAATCGTCGGATATTTGTTGTCAGGTGACCCTGCCTATATCCCGCGTCATAACGATGCGCGAAACTTGATTCGCAAAATCGAACGAGATGAACTGCTCGAAGAGTTGGTCAAATCGTATTTGAACGATCGTAGAGAGGACTAA
- the alaS gene encoding alanine--tRNA ligase, with the protein MKPLKPLTGAQIRQMYLDFFKSKGHSVEPSASLVPVEDPTLLWINSGVATLKKYFDGRVIPANPRIVNAQKSIRTNDIENVGKTARHHTFFEMLGNFSVGEYFREDAIKWGWELLTSDEWYGLDPDRLSVTIHPEDEEAKQIWLELGVPADRIIPLEENFWEIGEGPSGPNTEIFFDRGPSFGDDPTDTELYPGGENERYLEIWNIVFSQFNHDGHGNYTELPRKNIDTGMGLERMASVMQDVPTNFDTDLFMPIIRETEKISGETYRADNSKDVAFKVIADHIRTVSFAIGDGALPSNEGRGYVLRRLLRRAVRYAKMLGIERPFMYELVDVVGDIMVDFYPEVREKKDFIKKVVKNEEERFHETLHDGLAILNEVAKAQKAAGSNVISGEDAFRLYDTYGFPLELTIEYAEDHKLSVDEDGFKQAMNAQRERARTARADVESMQIQSGVLADITLPSTFTGYTNLETDAKIISLIHDGELVDVVGAGEEAQVILDQTPFYAESGGQIGDKGQIVGSDFVLHVKDVSKAPNGQNLHTVTVTSGVAKAEVAVTATVDFDARQAIIKNHTATHLLHRALKDTLGEHVNQAGSLVTPDRLRFDFSHFGQVTAEELQSIERQVNERIWASIGVDIEEMNIADAKAKGAMALFGEKYGDVVRVVAAGDSVELCGGCHVGNTAEIGLFKILSESGIGAGTRRIEAVTGAGAYEVMNQHIETLESAAKLLKTKPLEVPTRVQALQAEMKELERASESLKAKLANIEAASLTDAIETIQGVPLIAKRVDGQDMDALRGMVDELKGKLGSAVIILGSANGDKVNLVAGVTKDLNDRGFHAGKLIKEVATRCGGGGGGRPDMAQAGGRDATKLDEALKFASHYVESLA; encoded by the coding sequence ATGAAACCGCTCAAACCATTAACTGGCGCACAGATTCGCCAAATGTATTTAGATTTCTTCAAATCAAAAGGACATAGCGTCGAACCGAGTGCCTCACTCGTCCCGGTCGAGGACCCGACGCTTCTTTGGATCAACTCAGGTGTCGCGACACTTAAAAAATACTTCGATGGTCGCGTCATTCCGGCGAACCCGCGCATCGTCAACGCGCAAAAATCGATTCGGACGAACGACATCGAGAACGTCGGGAAGACGGCGCGTCACCATACGTTCTTCGAGATGCTCGGGAACTTCTCGGTCGGGGAATACTTCCGTGAAGACGCGATCAAATGGGGCTGGGAACTCCTCACGAGCGACGAGTGGTACGGACTCGACCCGGACCGCTTGTCCGTGACGATCCACCCGGAAGACGAAGAAGCGAAGCAAATTTGGCTCGAGCTCGGTGTACCGGCTGACCGCATCATCCCGCTTGAAGAAAACTTCTGGGAAATCGGGGAAGGCCCTTCTGGCCCGAACACGGAGATCTTCTTCGACCGTGGCCCGTCGTTTGGGGACGACCCGACCGACACGGAACTTTATCCGGGTGGTGAGAACGAACGTTACCTCGAGATTTGGAACATCGTCTTCAGCCAATTCAACCATGACGGGCACGGCAACTATACCGAGCTCCCGCGGAAAAACATTGATACAGGGATGGGTCTCGAGCGGATGGCGAGCGTCATGCAAGACGTGCCGACGAACTTCGACACGGACCTATTCATGCCAATCATCCGTGAGACGGAAAAAATCAGCGGCGAGACGTATCGCGCTGACAACAGTAAAGACGTGGCGTTCAAAGTCATCGCCGACCATATCCGGACCGTATCGTTCGCAATCGGTGATGGGGCGCTCCCATCGAACGAAGGCCGTGGCTACGTCCTCCGTCGTCTCCTTCGACGTGCCGTTCGTTACGCGAAGATGCTTGGGATCGAGCGTCCGTTCATGTACGAGCTCGTCGACGTCGTCGGCGATATTATGGTCGACTTCTACCCGGAAGTGCGCGAGAAGAAAGACTTCATCAAGAAAGTCGTCAAGAACGAAGAAGAGCGTTTCCACGAGACGCTTCATGACGGTCTTGCCATCTTGAACGAAGTTGCGAAAGCGCAAAAAGCGGCCGGGTCGAACGTCATCAGCGGGGAAGACGCGTTCCGTCTCTACGATACGTACGGGTTCCCGCTCGAATTGACGATTGAATACGCCGAAGACCACAAACTTTCGGTCGACGAGGACGGGTTCAAACAAGCGATGAACGCGCAGCGTGAACGTGCCCGCACGGCGCGTGCCGACGTCGAATCGATGCAAATCCAGTCGGGCGTCCTTGCGGACATCACGCTTCCGTCGACGTTCACGGGATACACGAACCTTGAGACGGATGCGAAAATCATCAGTTTGATTCACGACGGCGAGCTCGTCGACGTCGTCGGAGCCGGAGAAGAAGCGCAAGTCATCCTTGACCAAACGCCATTCTACGCGGAGAGCGGCGGTCAGATCGGCGATAAAGGACAAATCGTCGGGTCGGACTTCGTCCTTCATGTCAAAGACGTGTCAAAAGCACCGAACGGGCAGAACTTGCACACGGTCACGGTCACGTCAGGTGTTGCCAAGGCGGAAGTTGCCGTGACGGCAACGGTCGACTTCGATGCGCGTCAAGCGATCATTAAAAACCACACGGCGACGCACTTGTTGCATCGTGCCTTGAAAGACACGCTCGGTGAGCACGTCAACCAGGCCGGTTCACTCGTCACGCCAGACCGTCTTCGTTTCGACTTCTCGCATTTCGGTCAAGTGACGGCAGAAGAGCTCCAGTCAATCGAGCGCCAAGTGAACGAACGCATCTGGGCGTCGATCGGCGTCGACATCGAAGAGATGAACATCGCCGACGCGAAAGCGAAAGGTGCGATGGCGCTCTTCGGTGAGAAGTACGGGGATGTCGTCCGCGTCGTCGCGGCCGGTGACTCGGTCGAGCTTTGCGGTGGTTGCCACGTCGGTAACACGGCCGAAATCGGTCTCTTCAAAATCTTGTCGGAGTCAGGTATCGGAGCCGGCACACGTCGGATCGAGGCGGTCACGGGAGCTGGGGCTTACGAAGTGATGAACCAGCATATCGAGACGCTTGAGTCAGCAGCGAAACTGCTCAAGACAAAACCGCTCGAAGTGCCGACTCGTGTCCAAGCGCTTCAAGCTGAAATGAAAGAACTCGAGCGTGCGAGCGAATCGCTCAAAGCGAAACTCGCCAACATCGAAGCGGCGTCCCTCACGGATGCGATCGAGACGATTCAAGGCGTCCCATTGATCGCTAAACGTGTCGACGGCCAAGATATGGACGCGCTTCGCGGCATGGTCGATGAACTGAAAGGAAAACTTGGCTCAGCGGTCATTATCCTCGGTTCGGCGAACGGTGACAAAGTCAACCTCGTCGCCGGTGTGACGAAAGACTTGAACGACCGTGGCTTCCACGCCGGAAAACTCATCAAAGAAGTCGCGACTCGTTGCGGCGGAGGCGGTGGCGGCCGTCCAGACATGGCGCAAGCCGGGGGCCGTGATGCTACAAAACTGGACGAAGCATTGAAGTTTGCTTCACATTACGTCGAATCACTGGCATAA
- a CDS encoding VOC family protein, with product MTKRIPVTGLCELVLEVTDMAEAVDFWHGKLGLPIVEQWVGDDAEPSKAQEQANEPWATWLYVGGNTRLGLWLRRNFTEKEDANRNEEVTEWDTLYDEGGAHVHCAFYVPMDSFDQALDVLTSSDIPTKLRTWDEDETVNGKERSVYFKDPSKNIIELYTKNMDEAYGEFAGEPVKITTKQL from the coding sequence ATGACGAAACGAATCCCGGTAACCGGACTATGTGAACTCGTACTAGAAGTGACCGACATGGCCGAAGCCGTAGACTTTTGGCATGGAAAGCTCGGTCTCCCGATCGTCGAACAATGGGTCGGTGACGACGCCGAACCGAGCAAAGCGCAAGAACAGGCGAATGAACCTTGGGCAACGTGGCTGTACGTTGGCGGCAACACCCGTCTCGGACTTTGGCTGAGACGAAACTTCACAGAAAAAGAAGACGCAAACCGGAACGAAGAAGTGACCGAATGGGACACACTCTATGATGAGGGCGGTGCGCACGTCCACTGCGCTTTTTATGTGCCGATGGACTCATTTGACCAAGCGCTCGATGTATTGACATCGTCCGACATCCCGACGAAATTGCGGACGTGGGATGAAGATGAGACCGTCAACGGCAAAGAGCGCTCCGTCTACTTCAAAGACCCGAGCAAAAACATCATCGAGCTGTATACGAAAAACATGGACGAGGCGTATGGCGAGTTCGCCGGTGAGCCGGTGAAAATCACGACGAAGCAGTTATAA
- a CDS encoding cysteine desulfurase family protein, producing the protein MNYFDHAATTPMRKEVLEAMTPYFLEQYGNPSSIHGIGRTARAALDEARRTLARFVGATPNEIVFTSGGTESDNYALFGTVEANALKGKHIITTKVEHHAVLHAMEQLERDGFDVTYVDVDETGAVSVEAVRDALRDETILVSIMYGNNEVGTIQPIAEIGELLNDHQALFHTDAVQALGTEAIDVKALGVDLLSASAHKINGPKGIGFLFIKTGVKLATRSFGGQQERKRRAGTENVPGAVGFKTAAELVMAERTERVATYKAMADALCARLDALGVKYEVNGANRLPHIVNLYLPGIELEPFLIMMDMRGVAISSGSACTAGSIEPSHVLTAMFGSSDRTQQSVRVSFGLGNSVEDVEQLAERLSEVVSTFTNGVRT; encoded by the coding sequence ATGAACTATTTTGACCATGCCGCCACGACTCCGATGCGAAAAGAAGTGCTCGAGGCGATGACGCCATACTTTTTAGAACAGTACGGGAACCCGTCAAGCATCCATGGCATCGGACGGACTGCCCGGGCCGCGCTCGATGAGGCCCGCCGCACGCTCGCCCGGTTCGTTGGGGCGACGCCGAACGAAATCGTGTTCACGTCGGGCGGGACCGAGTCTGACAACTATGCGTTGTTCGGGACGGTCGAGGCGAATGCGCTTAAAGGAAAACACATCATCACGACGAAGGTCGAGCATCACGCCGTCCTTCACGCGATGGAACAACTTGAGCGGGATGGGTTCGACGTGACGTATGTTGACGTCGATGAGACGGGTGCCGTCTCGGTCGAGGCGGTACGCGATGCGCTTCGGGACGAGACGATCCTCGTCTCCATCATGTACGGAAACAATGAGGTCGGAACGATTCAGCCAATCGCCGAGATCGGTGAGCTGCTTAACGACCATCAAGCCCTCTTCCACACGGATGCCGTCCAAGCGCTCGGGACGGAAGCGATTGACGTCAAAGCGCTCGGTGTCGATTTATTGTCGGCGTCGGCCCATAAAATCAACGGGCCAAAAGGTATCGGTTTTCTTTTTATAAAAACAGGTGTAAAATTAGCGACGCGTTCTTTTGGTGGACAACAAGAACGGAAACGTCGAGCCGGCACGGAAAACGTTCCGGGTGCCGTCGGATTCAAAACAGCGGCTGAACTCGTCATGGCCGAACGGACAGAGCGGGTCGCGACATATAAAGCGATGGCGGACGCATTATGCGCTCGTCTCGATGCACTCGGGGTCAAGTATGAGGTGAACGGGGCGAATCGTTTGCCCCACATCGTCAACTTGTATCTTCCGGGCATCGAACTCGAACCGTTCCTCATCATGATGGACATGCGCGGTGTCGCCATCTCGAGCGGGAGCGCCTGCACGGCCGGGTCGATCGAACCTTCGCACGTGTTGACGGCAATGTTCGGGTCCTCGGATCGCACGCAACAGTCGGTCCGCGTCAGTTTTGGACTTGGCAACTCGGTCGAAGACGTGGAGCAGCTCGCCGAACGGCTTTCTGAAGTCGTCTCGACATTCACGAACGGAGTGAGAACATGA
- the mnmA gene encoding tRNA 2-thiouridine(34) synthase MnmA: MNLRTKAPEETTVVVGMSGGVDSSVTAHILKEQGYNVIGIFMKNWDDTDENGVCTATEDYEDVIAVANQIGIPYYAVNFEKEYWDRVFEYFLAEYRLGRTPNPDVMCNKEIKFKAFLDHALRLGADFVATGHYARVDYVDGEHRLLRGKDDNKDQTYFLNQLSQDQLARTMFPIGHMDKKDVRVIAEEAGLATAKKKDSTGICFIGERNFKEFLSEYLPSQPGDMQTLDGVVKGRHDGLMYYTLGQRHGLGIGGDGDPWFVVGKNVEENILYVGQGFHHDALYSDALLASKLSWTGAVPTGEFRATAKFRYRQQDVPVTIAPLENGEVLVKFDEPQRAITPGQAVVFYDGDICLGGATIDEAYRNGKRLDYIG; this comes from the coding sequence ATGAATTTACGAACAAAAGCCCCTGAAGAGACGACGGTCGTCGTCGGGATGTCAGGTGGCGTCGATTCATCGGTGACGGCCCATATTTTGAAAGAACAAGGGTACAACGTCATCGGAATCTTTATGAAAAACTGGGATGACACCGACGAGAACGGTGTGTGCACGGCGACAGAGGACTATGAAGACGTCATCGCCGTCGCAAACCAAATCGGGATCCCGTATTATGCGGTCAATTTCGAGAAAGAATACTGGGACCGGGTGTTCGAATATTTCTTGGCTGAGTATCGTCTCGGCCGGACACCGAACCCAGACGTCATGTGCAACAAGGAAATCAAGTTTAAGGCGTTCCTCGACCACGCCCTTCGTCTCGGTGCCGACTTCGTCGCGACCGGTCATTACGCGCGCGTCGATTACGTCGATGGGGAGCACCGTCTTCTCCGTGGGAAAGACGACAACAAAGACCAGACCTACTTCTTGAACCAACTGTCGCAAGACCAGCTCGCACGGACGATGTTCCCGATCGGGCATATGGATAAAAAAGATGTCCGCGTCATCGCTGAAGAGGCGGGTCTCGCGACAGCGAAGAAGAAAGACTCGACCGGCATCTGTTTCATCGGCGAACGGAACTTTAAAGAGTTTCTCTCCGAGTACTTGCCGTCACAACCAGGCGACATGCAGACGCTTGACGGTGTCGTCAAAGGACGCCATGACGGGCTCATGTACTACACGCTCGGTCAACGACACGGTCTCGGGATCGGCGGCGACGGCGATCCGTGGTTCGTCGTCGGGAAGAACGTGGAAGAAAACATTCTTTACGTCGGACAAGGGTTCCATCATGACGCGCTCTATTCAGATGCGTTACTCGCCTCGAAACTATCGTGGACGGGCGCCGTGCCAACTGGTGAGTTCCGGGCGACAGCGAAGTTCCGTTACCGTCAACAAGACGTGCCGGTGACGATCGCCCCGCTCGAAAACGGAGAAGTGCTCGTCAAATTCGATGAGCCGCAACGCGCCATCACACCAGGTCAGGCCGTCGTCTTCTATGACGGTGACATCTGTCTCGGCGGCGCGACGATCGACGAAGCGTATCGAAACGGAAAACGACTCGACTATATCGGATGA
- a CDS encoding tetratricopeptide repeat protein, which translates to MTVNENELGIQAMQQGEFEQAAKHFNAAIEADSSDPTGYVNMGTLLQAIGDHERAVVFYDKALDLDNAFGAAHYAKGALAYELEQLDLAEASLRQALLAGMNDADLHFMLGLTYKAMGDFVRALPRLREAQAQSPEDVEISFQYGLALAQNEQLDMAVEALEHTLDLDASHTDARYNLAIAYAFLGEQDKTYAELERVLELQPDHALAFDAKAKMDELLGN; encoded by the coding sequence ATGACTGTGAACGAAAACGAATTAGGCATCCAAGCGATGCAACAAGGCGAGTTCGAACAAGCGGCCAAGCATTTTAACGCCGCAATCGAAGCCGACTCGTCGGACCCGACCGGCTATGTCAATATGGGAACGCTCTTGCAAGCGATCGGGGATCACGAGCGGGCCGTCGTCTTTTATGACAAGGCGCTCGATCTCGACAACGCGTTCGGCGCGGCCCACTACGCGAAAGGTGCGCTCGCCTATGAGCTCGAACAGCTCGACTTGGCCGAGGCGTCACTTCGCCAGGCGCTCCTCGCCGGGATGAACGACGCGGACTTGCACTTCATGCTCGGATTGACGTACAAGGCGATGGGCGACTTCGTCCGTGCCTTGCCACGCCTCCGGGAAGCCCAGGCGCAATCGCCGGAAGACGTCGAGATTTCGTTCCAGTACGGGCTCGCGCTCGCGCAGAACGAACAGCTCGACATGGCCGTCGAGGCGCTCGAGCATACGCTCGACCTCGACGCGAGCCACACGGACGCGCGCTACAACTTGGCGATCGCCTACGCGTTCCTCGGGGAACAAGACAAGACGTACGCCGAGCTTGAACGTGTGCTCGAACTGCAGCCGGACCACGCCCTCGCCTTTGACGCCAAAGCGAAAATGGACGAGTTGCTCGGAAACTGA
- the recD2 gene encoding SF1B family DNA helicase RecD2 produces the protein MAAPYELTGKVIRVLFQSEEEAHTIALVRIKEKNFETDETEMVIAGVGVGIEKGETYKAHGRLVDHPRFGKQMKADWIRRVVPMTKRAAVRFLTNGSFPGIGQKTAQKIADTLGDDCIDQIVKHPSVLSNVDGLKEKQARVITERLNVLYGVDQLLLFLAPFDVTPRLASKIHKEYEGRAMETIEKNPYALMYDVQGIGFKTADAIAAHFGIQGIHPERIAAAVLYVLELEQGNGHLFVTSEQLHREMPRIIGGDPGDALVSALETLAQDERIIIEDGVVYHPRVYRDERKAAEELARIMSTSTTEDVDMATIFDAVGRVEEMFSIEYATQQREAIELALKSPLMVLTGGPGTGKTTVVRGIIHALSDVFDWKLEPVPNQPFPFVLAAPTGRAAKRLSDSTGLPASTIHRLLKFDGSSFQVDDTNPLVGKVLIVDEASMIDIFLFRSLLRAVPNGMKILFVGDRDQLPSVGPGQVLADLMATDGIPVVRLDVVHRQASESSILRLAHSLNAKQMPEDLLAALPDRRFYTANQETALQAICQMAGAALRKGYSPFDIQILAPTYRGVCGIDGLNEALQNVFNPKSAAREVKHGNRTYRNGDKVLQLVNNAEENVYNGDIGEITNIFYAKENVDKVDKIYIRFDQIEVEYNRSEWDQFTHAYAITIHKSQGSEFPIVLMPVFFNGGFRSSRNLIYTAVTRAKKSLLLFGDVRALEAATREEEPVRRTKLVERLGGKS, from the coding sequence ATGGCAGCACCTTACGAGTTGACAGGAAAAGTCATCCGCGTCCTGTTTCAATCGGAAGAAGAAGCGCACACGATCGCGCTTGTACGTATAAAAGAAAAAAACTTTGAGACCGACGAGACCGAGATGGTCATCGCCGGTGTCGGTGTCGGTATCGAGAAAGGCGAGACGTATAAGGCGCACGGCCGTCTCGTCGATCATCCACGGTTCGGGAAACAGATGAAGGCGGATTGGATTCGCCGCGTCGTCCCGATGACGAAACGGGCGGCCGTCCGCTTCTTGACGAACGGTTCGTTCCCGGGCATCGGGCAAAAGACGGCGCAAAAGATCGCCGACACGCTCGGTGACGACTGTATCGACCAAATCGTCAAGCATCCGAGCGTTCTCTCAAACGTCGACGGATTGAAAGAGAAACAAGCCCGTGTCATCACGGAACGGTTGAACGTCTTGTATGGCGTCGACCAATTGCTGTTGTTCTTGGCCCCGTTCGATGTGACGCCACGGCTCGCCTCGAAAATTCATAAAGAATATGAGGGCCGGGCGATGGAGACGATCGAGAAGAACCCTTATGCGCTCATGTACGATGTGCAAGGGATCGGCTTCAAGACGGCCGACGCTATCGCGGCGCATTTCGGTATTCAAGGCATCCACCCGGAGCGGATCGCCGCCGCCGTCTTGTACGTGCTCGAGCTCGAGCAAGGGAACGGTCACTTGTTCGTCACGTCGGAGCAACTTCATCGCGAGATGCCGCGTATCATCGGCGGTGACCCGGGCGATGCGCTCGTGTCCGCGCTCGAGACGCTCGCGCAAGACGAACGGATCATCATCGAGGACGGCGTCGTCTATCATCCGCGCGTTTATCGGGACGAACGAAAGGCGGCGGAAGAACTCGCCCGCATCATGTCGACGTCGACGACAGAAGACGTCGACATGGCGACGATCTTTGACGCCGTCGGCCGCGTCGAGGAGATGTTCTCGATCGAGTATGCGACTCAGCAACGCGAGGCGATCGAGCTCGCATTGAAGTCACCGCTCATGGTGCTCACCGGCGGACCAGGTACGGGTAAGACGACTGTCGTCCGAGGGATCATCCATGCGCTCAGTGACGTCTTCGATTGGAAACTTGAACCGGTGCCGAACCAGCCGTTCCCGTTCGTCCTCGCCGCACCGACCGGGCGGGCCGCGAAACGGTTGAGTGATTCGACCGGGCTTCCGGCGTCGACGATTCACCGATTGCTCAAATTTGATGGTAGTTCGTTCCAAGTCGACGACACGAACCCGCTCGTCGGGAAAGTGCTCATCGTCGACGAGGCGTCGATGATCGACATCTTCTTGTTCCGCAGCCTGCTCCGCGCCGTTCCGAACGGGATGAAAATTCTCTTCGTCGGGGACCGGGACCAATTGCCTTCGGTCGGCCCTGGCCAAGTGCTCGCCGACTTGATGGCGACCGATGGGATTCCGGTCGTCCGTCTCGACGTCGTCCATCGGCAGGCGTCCGAGTCGAGCATCTTGCGTCTCGCACACTCGCTGAACGCAAAACAAATGCCGGAGGATTTGCTCGCGGCGCTACCGGATCGACGCTTCTATACGGCGAACCAAGAGACGGCGCTCCAAGCCATTTGTCAGATGGCCGGGGCCGCACTCCGAAAAGGGTATTCGCCGTTTGACATCCAGATTCTCGCACCGACGTACCGCGGTGTCTGCGGCATCGACGGATTGAACGAGGCGCTTCAAAACGTGTTCAATCCAAAGTCGGCCGCCCGTGAAGTGAAGCACGGCAACCGGACGTACCGGAACGGGGACAAAGTGCTCCAACTCGTCAACAACGCCGAGGAGAACGTCTATAACGGGGATATCGGGGAGATCACGAACATCTTCTATGCGAAAGAGAACGTCGACAAAGTCGACAAGATTTACATCCGTTTCGACCAAATCGAGGTCGAGTACAACCGGAGCGAATGGGACCAGTTCACACACGCCTATGCGATCACGATCCATAAGTCGCAAGGGTCCGAGTTCCCGATCGTGCTCATGCCCGTCTTCTTCAACGGCGGGTTCCGTTCGTCCCGCAACTTGATTTACACGGCCGTCACGCGTGCGAAGAAGAGTTTGCTCTTGTTCGGTGACGTCCGGGCGCTCGAGGCGGCGACGCGTGAGGAAGAACCGGTACGCCGGACGAAACTCGTTGAACGGCTCGGCGGCAAGTCTTGA
- the cymR gene encoding cysteine metabolism transcriptional regulator CymR — translation MKISTKGRYGLTIMIALARETDNKPLSLKKIAARHELPEHYLEQLIGPLRNGGLVKSVRGAYGGYQLVKPAEDITAGEIIRLLEGPLTIVEDSEADDAVKRKLWDKIKVAIETVLDETTLADLAEEDTNGYMFYI, via the coding sequence ATGAAAATATCTACAAAAGGTCGTTACGGACTGACGATCATGATCGCCCTTGCCCGTGAGACCGACAACAAGCCACTCAGCTTAAAGAAGATTGCAGCCCGTCATGAGTTGCCGGAACACTACTTGGAACAGTTGATCGGCCCGCTCCGGAACGGGGGCCTCGTCAAGAGTGTCCGCGGCGCATATGGCGGCTACCAGCTCGTCAAGCCTGCTGAAGACATCACGGCCGGAGAAATCATCCGTTTGCTCGAAGGCCCCCTCACGATTGTCGAGGACTCAGAGGCGGACGACGCAGTGAAGCGGAAGCTGTGGGATAAAATCAAAGTGGCGATTGAGACGGTGCTCGATGAGACGACACTCGCCGACTTGGCCGAAGAAGACACGAACGGCTACATGTTTTACATTTAA